In Kitasatospora sp. NBC_00240, the following are encoded in one genomic region:
- a CDS encoding ubiquinol-cytochrome c reductase cytochrome b subunit, whose protein sequence is MSAANSATRGASKPASTREKPANKAEAVADWADGRLGIYSLAKANLRKIFPDHWSFMLGEICLYTFIIIILTGVYLTLFFNPSMGEVVYHGSYAPLNGIRMSEAYASTMDISFDVRGGLLIRQIHHWAAIVFVAAMLVHMMRVFFTGAFRKPREVNWIFGFLLLFLGMFDGFMGYSLPDDLLSGTGVRFMEGAVLAVPLVGTYLQFFLFGGQFPGTEIIPRFFTIHILLIPGVMVGLLVAHLILVFYHKHTQWAGPGKTEKNVVGMPLMPVYMAKAGGFFFLVFGIISAMAAIATVNPIWAYGPYRPDQVSTDAQPDWYMGFSEGLIRIMPGWEIRAWGHTLNMGVFVPLMVFPLVLAVIAVYPFIESWVSGDKREHHILDRPRNAPVRTGLGAAWISLYLVLLIGGGNDLIATHLHLSINDITYFVRVAFFVLPVITFVITKRWCLGLQRRDREKVLHGRETGVIKRLPHGEFVEIHAQLPQDKLHKLTAHEQPLPMELPAEVDENGVAAKTGVLTKTRAKLSRGFYGEGSQIAKPTAEEHHEITSGHGHH, encoded by the coding sequence ATGAGTGCCGCGAACAGCGCCACCCGTGGCGCGTCCAAGCCGGCCAGCACCCGCGAAAAGCCCGCCAACAAGGCCGAGGCGGTAGCGGACTGGGCGGACGGCCGGCTGGGGATCTACTCCCTCGCCAAGGCCAACCTGCGCAAGATCTTCCCGGACCACTGGTCCTTCATGCTCGGTGAGATCTGCCTCTACACCTTCATCATCATCATCCTGACGGGCGTCTACCTGACGCTCTTCTTCAACCCGAGCATGGGCGAGGTCGTCTACCACGGCTCCTACGCCCCGCTGAACGGCATCAGGATGTCGGAGGCCTACGCCTCCACGATGGACATCAGCTTCGATGTCCGCGGCGGTCTGCTGATCCGCCAGATCCACCACTGGGCCGCGATCGTGTTCGTCGCCGCGATGCTCGTGCACATGATGCGCGTGTTCTTCACCGGCGCGTTCCGCAAGCCCCGTGAGGTCAACTGGATCTTCGGGTTCCTGCTGCTCTTCCTGGGCATGTTCGACGGCTTCATGGGCTACTCGCTGCCGGACGACCTGCTCTCCGGTACGGGCGTCCGCTTCATGGAGGGCGCGGTCCTGGCCGTCCCGCTGGTGGGCACCTACCTCCAGTTCTTCCTGTTCGGCGGGCAGTTCCCGGGCACGGAAATCATTCCGCGCTTCTTCACCATCCACATCCTGCTCATCCCGGGTGTGATGGTGGGTCTGCTGGTGGCGCACCTGATCCTGGTCTTCTACCACAAGCACACCCAGTGGGCCGGACCGGGCAAGACCGAGAAGAACGTCGTCGGCATGCCGCTGATGCCGGTCTACATGGCGAAGGCCGGTGGCTTCTTCTTCCTGGTCTTCGGCATCATCTCGGCGATGGCCGCGATCGCGACCGTCAACCCGATCTGGGCGTACGGCCCGTACCGCCCCGACCAGGTGTCGACCGACGCCCAGCCGGACTGGTACATGGGCTTCTCCGAGGGCCTGATCCGCATCATGCCGGGCTGGGAGATCCGCGCCTGGGGCCACACCCTGAACATGGGTGTGTTCGTGCCGCTGATGGTCTTCCCGCTGGTGCTGGCCGTCATCGCGGTCTACCCGTTCATCGAGTCCTGGGTCAGCGGTGACAAGCGCGAGCACCACATCCTGGACCGCCCGCGCAACGCCCCGGTCCGCACCGGCCTCGGCGCGGCCTGGATCAGCCTGTACCTGGTGCTGCTGATCGGTGGTGGCAACGACCTGATCGCGACCCACCTGCACCTGTCGATCAACGACATCACGTACTTCGTCCGGGTGGCCTTCTTCGTCCTCCCGGTGATCACCTTCGTGATCACCAAGCGCTGGTGCCTCGGCCTCCAGCGCCGTGACCGGGAGAAGGTGCTGCACGGCCGCGAGACCGGCGTCATCAAGCGCCTGCCGCACGGCGAGTTCGTCGAGATCCACGCGCAGCTCCCGCAGGACAAGCTGCACAAGCTCACCGCGCACGAGCAGCCCCTCCCGATGGAGCTGCCCGCCGAGGTGGACGAGAACGGTGTCGCCGCCAAGACCGGCGTCCTCACCAAGACCCGTGCCAAGCTCTCCCGCGGCTTCTACGGCGAAGGCAGCCAGATCGCCAAGCCGACCGCCGAGGAGCACCACGAGATCACCAGCGGCCACGGCCACCACTGA
- a CDS encoding Rieske 2Fe-2S domain-containing protein has translation MSEDKLPESHGSAGQHEVATHGDPFADPGLPAHEPRRTDIDERAAKRAERQVSLMFVVSMLATVGFIASYVAIDADKIVYIFPLGHVSALNFALGLTLGVALFCIGAGAVHWARTLMSDHELPAERHPIEADDEVRADVIEQFKTGAAESGFGRRKMIRNTLIGSMALVPLSGVVLLRDLGPLPEDKLQHTGWDLATPEHPLPLVNMNTNKPMKAEDIVVGSLTFAKPEGLEEDDEFFQQQIAKDALMLVRIAPENIKDKDSAELGFEGILAYSKICTHVGCPISLYEQQTHHALCPCHQSTFDLADGARVIFGPAGHPLPQLKITTNEEGFLVATGDFAEPVGPSFWERS, from the coding sequence ATGTCAGAAGACAAGCTCCCGGAGTCGCACGGCTCCGCAGGGCAGCACGAGGTCGCCACGCACGGTGACCCGTTCGCCGACCCGGGCCTGCCGGCCCACGAACCGCGTCGCACCGACATCGACGAGCGGGCGGCCAAGCGCGCCGAGCGCCAGGTCTCGCTGATGTTCGTCGTGTCGATGCTCGCCACCGTGGGCTTCATCGCCTCCTACGTGGCGATCGACGCAGACAAGATCGTCTACATCTTCCCGCTGGGCCACGTCAGCGCGCTGAACTTCGCGCTCGGCCTGACCCTCGGGGTGGCGCTGTTCTGCATCGGCGCGGGCGCGGTCCACTGGGCCCGCACGCTGATGTCGGACCACGAGCTCCCGGCGGAGCGGCACCCGATCGAGGCTGACGACGAGGTCCGCGCGGACGTCATCGAGCAGTTCAAGACCGGCGCCGCCGAGTCCGGCTTCGGCCGCCGCAAGATGATCCGCAACACCCTGATCGGCTCGATGGCGCTCGTCCCGCTGTCGGGTGTGGTGCTGCTGCGCGACCTGGGCCCGCTGCCCGAGGACAAGCTGCAGCACACCGGCTGGGACCTGGCCACGCCGGAGCACCCGCTGCCGCTGGTCAACATGAACACCAACAAGCCGATGAAGGCCGAGGACATCGTCGTCGGCTCGCTGACCTTCGCCAAGCCCGAGGGCCTGGAGGAGGACGACGAGTTCTTCCAGCAGCAGATCGCCAAGGACGCGCTGATGCTCGTCCGGATCGCCCCGGAGAACATCAAGGACAAGGACTCCGCGGAGCTCGGCTTCGAGGGCATCCTGGCCTACTCCAAGATCTGCACGCACGTCGGCTGCCCGATCAGCCTCTACGAGCAGCAGACGCACCACGCGCTGTGCCCCTGCCACCAGTCGACCTTCGACCTGGCCGACGGCGCCCGCGTGATCTTCGGCCCGGCCGGCCACCCGCTGCCGCAGCTCAAGATCACCACCAACGAAGAGGGCTTCCTGGTCGCCACCGGCGACTTCGCGGAGCCCGTCGGCCCGAGTTTCTGGGAGCGCTCATGA
- the trpD gene encoding anthranilate phosphoribosyltransferase, producing the protein MVNAHPANGGNDPVQVVRVWPDLLSALLRGEDLTQDDTAWAMDQIMTGAASPAQVAGFMVALRAKGETVDEITGLVDAMYAHAEPLHIPGPAVDIVGTGGDRAKTVNISTMSAIVAAAAGAKVVKHGNRAASSASGSSDVLEKLGIRLDLRAARVAEIADEVGLTFCFAAKFHPAMRHAATARAELGVPTAFNILGPLTNPARVTAHAVGCFDTRLAGLIAGVLARRGSTALVFRGDDGLDELTISTTSRVWIVQGGVVTETSFDPREVGIELVGLEALRGADAAYNADVARRLLAGEPGPVRDAVLLNTAAALVALDLTEAPLAEQLAAGMERAAEAVDSGAAQSLLKHWAEASSRP; encoded by the coding sequence ATGGTGAACGCGCACCCTGCGAACGGCGGCAACGACCCCGTGCAGGTGGTCCGCGTCTGGCCGGATCTCCTGTCCGCGCTGCTGAGGGGTGAGGACCTCACCCAGGACGACACGGCCTGGGCGATGGACCAGATCATGACCGGTGCGGCGAGCCCCGCGCAGGTGGCCGGCTTCATGGTGGCGCTGCGGGCCAAGGGCGAGACGGTCGACGAGATCACCGGCCTGGTCGACGCGATGTACGCGCACGCCGAGCCGCTGCACATCCCCGGCCCGGCCGTCGACATCGTGGGCACCGGCGGTGACCGTGCCAAGACCGTCAACATCTCCACCATGTCGGCGATCGTCGCGGCCGCCGCGGGCGCCAAGGTGGTCAAGCACGGCAACCGCGCCGCCTCCTCGGCGAGCGGCTCCTCGGACGTGCTGGAGAAGCTCGGCATCAGACTCGACCTGCGGGCCGCGCGGGTCGCCGAGATCGCCGACGAGGTCGGCCTGACCTTCTGCTTCGCGGCGAAGTTCCACCCGGCCATGCGGCACGCCGCCACCGCCCGGGCCGAGCTCGGCGTACCGACGGCCTTCAACATCCTCGGCCCGCTCACCAACCCGGCCCGGGTGACCGCCCACGCGGTCGGCTGCTTCGACACCCGGCTGGCCGGGCTGATCGCCGGCGTGCTGGCCCGGCGCGGCTCCACCGCCCTCGTCTTCCGCGGCGACGACGGCCTGGACGAGCTGACCATCTCCACCACCTCGCGGGTCTGGATCGTGCAGGGCGGCGTGGTCACCGAGACCTCCTTCGACCCGCGCGAGGTCGGCATCGAGCTGGTCGGCCTCGAAGCGCTGCGCGGGGCGGACGCCGCCTACAACGCGGACGTCGCGCGCCGGCTGCTGGCCGGGGAGCCCGGACCCGTCCGGGACGCCGTCCTGCTGAACACCGCGGCCGCGCTGGTGGCGCTGGACCTCACCGAGGCGCCGCTGGCCGAGCAGCTCGCGGCCGGGATGGAGCGGGCCGCCGAGGCGGTCGACTCGGGTGCGGCGCAGTCGCTGCTGAAGCACTGGGCCGAGGCCAGCAGCCGGCCCTGA
- a CDS encoding Ig-like domain-containing protein: protein MTGRRGTSGIRSSISLALICITPLAACSSGGSEQATEPSRTVDAAPLVHTSATGGLDPSQPLTVTAEPGTRLTDVTLSGPDGHLVAGKLSEDQRSWQSTGHLKAATSYTVKIAADDGKGGRGETSSTFSTVAAQRLLTAELGPDSSGSGVYGVGQPLTVKLSEAVKDPAARQEVESALRVVSQPAVIGAWYWVDDQNLHFRPKDYWPANATVALSFDGEGVRISDGLYGGPPASLALKTGDRVESVVDAATHELTLTRNGQPVRTIPVTTGKPGFSTRNGIKVVLGQERSVRMSGESIGIAAGSSESYDLQVEWATRVTWSGEYVHAAPWSVASQGVDNVSHGCTGMSTENAKWFYEQTRVGDLVQVVNSKGAGMEPFGNGFGDWNLTWDDWVKHSATGKPVSTDGPVSQGQTAAVILPQL, encoded by the coding sequence ATGACCGGCAGGCGCGGAACCTCAGGCATACGCAGCAGCATCTCCCTCGCACTCATCTGCATAACCCCGCTGGCCGCCTGCTCCTCGGGCGGATCGGAGCAGGCCACCGAGCCCTCCCGGACGGTGGACGCGGCCCCGCTGGTGCACACCTCGGCCACCGGCGGCCTCGACCCCTCCCAGCCCCTCACCGTGACCGCCGAGCCCGGCACCCGGCTCACCGACGTCACCCTCAGCGGTCCGGACGGGCACCTGGTCGCCGGAAAGCTCTCCGAGGACCAGCGCAGCTGGCAGAGCACCGGCCATCTGAAGGCCGCCACCAGCTACACCGTGAAGATCGCCGCCGACGACGGCAAGGGCGGCCGGGGCGAGACCAGCTCCACCTTCAGCACCGTCGCGGCGCAGCGGCTGCTCACCGCCGAACTCGGACCCGACTCCTCGGGCAGCGGCGTCTACGGCGTCGGCCAGCCGCTCACCGTGAAGCTCTCCGAGGCGGTCAAGGACCCGGCCGCCCGTCAGGAGGTCGAGAGCGCGCTGCGGGTCGTCTCCCAGCCCGCCGTGATCGGTGCCTGGTACTGGGTCGACGACCAGAACCTGCACTTCCGGCCGAAGGACTACTGGCCGGCCAACGCCACGGTCGCCCTGAGCTTCGACGGCGAAGGCGTCCGGATCTCCGACGGCCTGTACGGCGGCCCGCCGGCCAGCCTGGCGCTGAAGACCGGCGACCGGGTCGAGAGCGTGGTGGACGCCGCCACCCACGAGCTCACCCTCACCCGCAACGGCCAGCCGGTGCGCACCATCCCGGTCACCACCGGCAAGCCCGGCTTCTCCACCCGCAACGGCATCAAGGTGGTGCTCGGCCAGGAGCGCTCGGTGCGGATGAGCGGGGAGTCGATCGGGATCGCGGCCGGCAGCTCGGAGTCCTACGACCTGCAGGTCGAGTGGGCCACCCGGGTCACCTGGAGCGGCGAGTACGTCCACGCCGCGCCCTGGTCGGTGGCCTCCCAGGGCGTCGACAACGTCAGCCACGGCTGTACCGGCATGAGCACCGAGAACGCCAAGTGGTTCTACGAGCAGACCCGGGTCGGCGACCTCGTCCAGGTGGTCAACAGCAAGGGCGCCGGCATGGAGCCCTTCGGCAACGGCTTCGGCGACTGGAACCTCACCTGGGACGACTGGGTGAAGCACAGCGCCACCGGGAAGCCGGTCAGCACCGACGGCCCGGTCAGCCAGGGTCAGACCGCCGCGGTGATCCTGCCGCAGCTGTAG
- a CDS encoding aminotransferase class V-fold PLP-dependent enzyme, with translation MSVTTDLCAPLAVLGHDVQVPLVNGEKVAYAALDYAASSPALQRVWDDVAAYAPYYGSVHRGAGYLSQLSTDLFEQSRRTVEEFLDLREGDQVVFTRATTDSLNLLAGALPAGTRVFVFETEHHASLLPWRREGLTVDYLRAPRSHAEAVAALDEALAGAGEGPKLFCVTGASNVTGELWPVAELARTAHRYGARIVLDAAQLAPHHRVSVRELDVDWVAFSGHKLYAPFGSGVLAGRSDWLDAAEPYLAGGGATRTVAREVDGSVAVEWNSGPARHEAGSPNVIGAYAVAAACRALTEAGFDALEAREQQLIARLKAGLAEIPEVKVLSLFGEDSARVGVLSFVVQGWNSSHFSAALSAEYGIGVRDGLFCAHPLVRTLLGGEEATPSECGAPEASLPGERSLNAIRVSFGAGTPDEHLDRFLTAVRELVTDGAAWNYRSEGGRCVADTRRAG, from the coding sequence ATGTCTGTGACCACCGATCTCTGCGCCCCGCTCGCCGTCCTCGGCCACGACGTCCAGGTCCCGCTGGTCAACGGCGAGAAGGTGGCCTACGCCGCCCTCGACTACGCCGCCAGCTCCCCGGCGCTCCAGCGGGTCTGGGACGACGTCGCCGCCTACGCCCCCTACTACGGCAGCGTGCACCGCGGCGCCGGCTACCTCTCGCAGCTCTCCACCGACCTGTTCGAGCAGAGCCGCCGCACCGTCGAGGAGTTCCTCGACCTGCGCGAGGGCGACCAGGTGGTCTTCACCCGCGCCACCACCGACTCGCTGAACCTGCTGGCGGGCGCGCTGCCGGCCGGCACCCGGGTCTTCGTCTTCGAGACCGAGCACCACGCCTCGCTGCTGCCCTGGCGCCGCGAGGGCCTGACCGTCGACTACCTGCGCGCCCCCCGCTCGCACGCCGAGGCGGTCGCCGCGCTGGACGAGGCGCTGGCCGGCGCGGGCGAGGGCCCGAAGCTGTTCTGCGTCACCGGCGCCTCCAACGTCACCGGCGAGCTGTGGCCGGTCGCCGAGCTCGCCCGCACCGCCCACCGGTACGGCGCCCGGATCGTCCTGGACGCCGCCCAGCTCGCGCCGCACCACCGGGTCTCGGTCCGCGAGCTGGACGTGGACTGGGTCGCCTTCTCCGGCCACAAGCTGTACGCGCCGTTCGGCTCGGGCGTGCTGGCCGGCCGCAGCGACTGGCTGGACGCCGCGGAGCCGTACCTGGCCGGCGGCGGCGCCACCCGCACCGTGGCCCGTGAGGTGGACGGCTCGGTCGCCGTCGAGTGGAACTCCGGCCCGGCCCGGCACGAGGCCGGCTCCCCGAACGTGATCGGCGCCTACGCCGTCGCCGCGGCCTGCCGGGCGCTGACCGAGGCCGGCTTCGACGCGCTGGAGGCCCGTGAGCAGCAGCTGATCGCCCGCCTCAAGGCCGGCCTGGCCGAGATCCCCGAGGTCAAGGTGCTCAGCCTGTTCGGTGAGGACTCCGCCCGGGTGGGCGTGCTCTCCTTCGTCGTCCAGGGCTGGAACAGCTCGCACTTCTCGGCGGCGCTCTCCGCCGAGTACGGCATCGGCGTGCGCGACGGGCTGTTCTGTGCCCACCCGCTGGTGCGCACCCTGCTCGGTGGCGAGGAGGCCACGCCGTCCGAGTGCGGCGCGCCGGAGGCCTCGCTGCCCGGCGAGCGCAGTCTGAACGCGATCCGGGTCAGCTTCGGCGCCGGCACCCCGGACGAGCACCTGGACCGGTTCCTGACCGCCGTCCGCGAGCTGGTCACCGACGGCGCGGCCTGGAACTACCGCAGCGAGGGCGGCCGCTGCGTCGCCGACACCCGCCGGGCCGGCTGA
- a CDS encoding heme-copper oxidase subunit III: MSVVATATAVETGHAHGSVNRPNMVSVGTIVWLSSELMFFAALFAMYFTLRSVKGPEFWSEKAHALNVPFSSVNTTILVLSSLTCQLGVFAAERGDVKKLRSWFVITFVMGAIFIGGQIFEYTELVKKDGLSLSSDPYGTVFYLTTGFHGMHVTGGLIAFLLVLGRTYAAKRFTHEQATAAIVVSYYWHFVDVVWIGLFATIYLIK; the protein is encoded by the coding sequence ATGTCCGTCGTGGCGACAGCAACAGCAGTAGAAACCGGGCACGCGCACGGATCGGTCAACCGGCCGAACATGGTCAGCGTCGGAACGATCGTCTGGCTGAGTTCCGAGTTGATGTTCTTCGCGGCCCTCTTCGCGATGTACTTCACTCTCCGCTCCGTGAAGGGGCCGGAGTTCTGGAGCGAGAAGGCGCACGCGCTCAACGTGCCCTTCTCCTCCGTCAACACCACGATCCTGGTGCTCTCCTCGCTGACCTGCCAGCTCGGCGTCTTCGCCGCCGAGCGCGGTGACGTGAAGAAGCTCCGCTCGTGGTTCGTCATCACCTTCGTGATGGGCGCGATCTTCATCGGCGGCCAGATCTTCGAGTACACCGAGCTGGTCAAGAAGGACGGCCTGTCGCTGTCCTCCGACCCGTACGGCACGGTGTTCTACCTGACCACCGGCTTCCACGGTATGCACGTGACGGGCGGTCTGATCGCCTTCCTGCTGGTCCTGGGGCGCACGTACGCTGCCAAGCGCTTCACGCACGAGCAGGCCACGGCCGCCATCGTGGTGTCGTACTACTGGCACTTCGTCGACGTCGTGTGGATCGGCCTGTTCGCGACCATCTACCTGATCAAGTAA
- a CDS encoding c-type cytochrome has product MKKLSARRRHPLAALVVLLLALAATGGLYAAFAPAEKAQADTAAQSLAIDEGKKLFAVGCSSCHGLNGEGSSDGPSLVGVGSAAVDFQVATGRMPAQQPGAQVPKKKNIYSQHEIDQLAAFVASLGPGPVAPTEKQYTSTNPDDVAAGGELFRTNCAQCHNFAGQGGALTQGKYAPSLEGVDAKHIYEAMQTGPQNMPSFPDTTMPEEQKRQIVAFVRHLDEEPNPGGLTLGSLGPVTEGLFGWIFGLGVLIAVAIWVAAHTTKARKS; this is encoded by the coding sequence GTGAAAAAGCTCTCCGCACGACGGCGCCACCCACTGGCGGCGCTGGTCGTTCTACTTCTCGCCCTGGCGGCCACCGGGGGGCTGTACGCCGCGTTCGCGCCCGCCGAGAAGGCGCAGGCCGACACTGCCGCGCAGTCGCTCGCGATCGACGAGGGCAAGAAGCTCTTCGCGGTCGGCTGCTCCTCCTGCCACGGCCTCAACGGCGAGGGCAGCAGTGACGGTCCGAGCCTGGTCGGCGTCGGCTCCGCCGCGGTCGACTTCCAGGTCGCCACGGGCCGCATGCCGGCCCAGCAGCCCGGCGCCCAGGTGCCGAAGAAGAAGAACATCTACTCCCAGCACGAGATCGACCAGCTCGCGGCGTTCGTCGCGTCGCTCGGCCCGGGCCCGGTGGCGCCGACCGAGAAGCAGTACACCTCGACCAACCCGGATGACGTGGCTGCGGGCGGCGAGCTGTTCCGCACCAACTGCGCCCAGTGCCACAACTTCGCCGGCCAGGGTGGTGCCCTCACCCAGGGCAAGTACGCCCCCTCGCTGGAGGGTGTGGACGCCAAGCACATCTACGAGGCCATGCAGACCGGCCCGCAGAACATGCCCTCCTTCCCGGACACGACCATGCCCGAGGAGCAGAAGCGCCAGATCGTGGCCTTCGTCCGCCACCTCGACGAGGAGCCCAACCCCGGTGGTCTGACCCTGGGCAGCCTCGGTCCGGTGACCGAGGGTCTGTTCGGTTGGATCTTCGGTCTCGGCGTGCTCATCGCGGTCGCGATCTGGGTCGCCGCCCACACCACCAAGGCCCGGAAGTCATGA
- a CDS encoding Lrp/AsnC ligand binding domain-containing protein, which yields MITAIVLIKTTVDRIPEIAEAITAIEGVSEVYSVTGGYDLVAMVRVRRHDDLADVIPGQLNKVPGVEHTETQIAFRTYSQHDLEAAFALGLGE from the coding sequence GTGATCACCGCCATCGTCCTGATCAAGACCACCGTCGACCGCATCCCGGAGATCGCCGAGGCGATCACGGCCATCGAGGGTGTCAGCGAGGTCTACTCGGTGACCGGTGGGTACGACCTGGTGGCGATGGTCCGGGTGCGCCGGCACGACGACCTGGCGGACGTGATCCCCGGTCAGCTCAACAAGGTGCCGGGCGTGGAGCACACCGAGACCCAGATCGCCTTCCGTACGTACTCCCAGCACGACCTGGAGGCCGCCTTCGCCCTCGGCCTGGGCGAGTAG
- a CDS encoding rhomboid family intramembrane serine protease, whose product MAIPVLDHTGARDGRPAVPAPVVTYALIALNTLVFLLGPAAGLNPLFGTGQARICAEQRFEQRWGAVPAELLEHRPLTAGRIVQPPGCVLAPTPGKSPALSVLSSLFLHAGWLHLLGNMLFLYVFGTGVEERLGRVRFLLFYLAAGALATYGYALAQAHSVGSDRVLIGASGAIAAVLGGYLRLYPRARVTTLVPLFLFLPLRFPAWLVLGLWFALQWWSVRSTGLDGGGQPPGPGSVAYLVHVIGFTAGFLFTWAAYPRSPWRRPRLRRTG is encoded by the coding sequence ATGGCGATCCCGGTCCTCGACCACACCGGTGCGCGGGACGGGCGTCCGGCCGTCCCCGCACCGGTCGTCACGTACGCCCTGATCGCCCTCAACACGCTGGTGTTCCTGCTCGGCCCGGCGGCCGGCCTCAACCCGCTGTTCGGCACCGGCCAGGCCCGGATCTGCGCCGAGCAGCGCTTCGAACAGCGCTGGGGGGCGGTGCCGGCAGAACTGCTGGAGCACCGTCCGCTGACGGCCGGGCGGATCGTCCAGCCGCCGGGCTGCGTGCTGGCCCCCACGCCGGGCAAGTCCCCGGCGCTCTCGGTGCTCAGCTCGCTGTTCCTGCACGCCGGCTGGCTTCACCTGCTCGGCAACATGCTGTTCCTCTACGTCTTCGGCACCGGCGTGGAGGAGCGCCTCGGGCGGGTCCGCTTCCTGCTCTTCTACCTGGCGGCCGGCGCCCTCGCCACCTACGGCTACGCGCTGGCGCAGGCGCACTCGGTTGGATCGGACCGGGTGCTGATCGGCGCCTCGGGGGCGATCGCGGCCGTGCTCGGCGGCTACCTGCGGCTGTACCCGAGGGCCCGGGTGACCACGCTGGTGCCGCTGTTCCTGTTCCTGCCGCTGCGCTTCCCCGCCTGGCTGGTGCTGGGCCTCTGGTTCGCCCTGCAGTGGTGGTCGGTGCGCTCCACCGGCCTGGACGGCGGCGGGCAGCCGCCGGGCCCGGGCAGCGTGGCGTACCTGGTGCACGTGATCGGCTTCACGGCGGGCTTCCTCTTCACCTGGGCCGCCTACCCGCGCTCGCCGTGGCGCCGCCCCCGCCTGCGCCGGACCGGCTGA
- a CDS encoding GntR family transcriptional regulator — MQLSVDPDAATPPYEQIRSQIAEQARSGELPTGLKLPTVRALAERLGLAANTVARAYRELEAEGVVETHGRRGTLIAATGDTAHRLTAAAATEYAERARRLGVPRADAEAAVATALRMAYEAS; from the coding sequence GTGCAGTTGTCCGTCGACCCCGATGCCGCCACTCCCCCGTACGAGCAGATCCGGTCCCAGATCGCCGAGCAGGCCCGCAGCGGCGAGCTGCCCACCGGCCTGAAGCTGCCCACCGTACGGGCGCTGGCCGAGCGGCTCGGGCTGGCCGCGAACACCGTCGCCCGGGCCTACCGGGAGCTGGAGGCGGAGGGCGTGGTCGAGACGCACGGCCGACGCGGCACCCTGATCGCCGCCACCGGGGACACCGCCCACCGCCTCACGGCCGCCGCCGCCACCGAGTATGCGGAGCGGGCCCGCCGCCTCGGCGTCCCCCGGGCGGACGCCGAGGCGGCGGTCGCGACGGCACTGCGGATGGCCTACGAGGCCTCGTAG